In Lycium ferocissimum isolate CSIRO_LF1 chromosome 11, AGI_CSIRO_Lferr_CH_V1, whole genome shotgun sequence, a single genomic region encodes these proteins:
- the LOC132038006 gene encoding protein SYM1, whose protein sequence is MGSLSGGNGSIWGMGFFNSEFGRRKRSGKKEGKNSSSNNNASKSSQVDATGGTGYRFPLKQAITASSLALTGDTIAQLRDRWIKNKDTLPNPPHPKDMIGALLSEHDWLRSIRMASYGFLLYGPGTFAWYSYLDRCMPKQSVENVLMKVVLNQIVLGPAVIAVIFAWNNLWLGKLSDLPNKYQKDALPTLLFGFRFWIPVSVLNFWAVPLQARVAFMSMASIFWNFWLSATMSK, encoded by the exons ATGGGTTCATTGAGTGGTGGAAATGGAAGTATATGGGGAATGGGATTTTTCAATtctgaatttggaagaagaaaaagaagtggAAAAAAGGAAGGTAAAAacagtagtagtaataataatgcaTCAAAATCCTCACAAGTGGATGCAACTGGTGGAACAGGTTATAGGTTTCCTTTAAAGCAAGCTATAACTGCTAGTTCTCTTGCACTTACTGGTGACACTATAGCTCAGCTTCGTGACCGTTGGATCAAGAACAAAGATACTCTTCCTAATCCACCTCATCCcaag GATATGATTGGTGCTCTCCTATCTGAACATGACTGGCTTAGGTCCATCCGGATGGCTTCGTATGGATTTTTGTTATATGGTCCTGGTACTTTCGCATGGTACTCATATCTTGACAGATGTATGCCCAAGCAAAGTGTGGAGAATGTATTGATGAAG GTTGTATTAAACCAAATTGTTCTAGGTCCTGCTGTAATAGCTGTTATCTTTGCATGGAATAATTTATGGCTGGGGAAACTTTCAGATCTTCCAAACAAGTATCAGAAAGATGCCCTTCCAACTCTATTATTCG GATTTAGGTTCTGGATCCCTGTCAGTGTATTGAACTTTTG GGCGGTTCCTCTTCAAGCTCGTGTTGCTTTCATGTCTATGGCTTCTATATTCTGGAATTTCTGGCTGTCAGCAACTATGAGCAAGTAA
- the LOC132038004 gene encoding early nodule-specific protein 2-like — protein MSSNRPYDFTPHENSPGQWHDPNAHGPEHNNWNRWQPVFPRPPPPRESPQNPRRIVHDPRLPVTERPYQVPPGATSYPYPGQPRLRPPHPPVRVLLHNDDIPRHASYPRPSQLPFDSPPPWFRQNQETSRDESKLSPNEQKATLNKLKKQIYNPVQAKVAKKVGLYFRGLNNNMNNTTSEAEKDNDEDGKRCSICLEDFVPKETVTVTPCSHMFHEDCIVPWVTNHGSCPVCRFAICERMKQATDSSARPTTATNTIPHDMMVERNLISIMRAFDGTFELDQIRSILLPRLTRG, from the exons ATGAGCAGCAACAGGCCTTATGATTTTACACCACATGAGAATTCGCCTGGACAGTGGCATGATCCTAATGCACATGGACCTGAGCACAACAACTGGAACAGATGGCAACCCGTTTTCCCTCGTCCTCCGCCTCCCCGAGAAAGCCCTCAG AATCCTAGACGTATCGTTCATGATCCAAGGTTGCCTGTAACAGAGAGACCATATCAAGTACCTCCCGGTGCAACCAG TTATCCATATCCAGGCCAACCACGACTTAGGCCACCACATCCTCCCGTTCGAGTTCTACTGCATAACGATGATATACCAAGACATGCATCATATCCAAGGCCAAGCCAACTTCCATTTGATTCTCCTCCCCCATGGTTTAGGCAGAACCAGGAAACGTCGAGGGATGAATCCAAATTGAGCCCAAATGAGCAAAAGGCTACCTTGAACAAGCTCAAGAAACAAATCTACAATCCTGTACAAGCAAAAGTTGCAAAAAAAGTAGGCCTTTATTTTAGAGGCTTGAATAATAACATGAACAATACTACTAGCGAAGCGGAAAAAGACAATGATGAAGATGGTAAAAGATGTTCCATAtgtttggaagattttgtgccTAAAGAAACGGTGACAGTAACTCCATGCAGTCACATGTTTCATGAAGACTGCATCGTTCCTTGGGTAACGAACCATGGCTCGTGCCCTGTTTGTCGATTTGCAATATGTGAACGAATGAAACAGGCAACGGACTCATCGGCCAGGCCTACTACTGCAACAAATACAATACCACATGATATGATGGTGGAACGGAACCTGATTTCCATTATGAGAGCATTTGATGGAACTTTTGAATTGGATCAAATTAGATCCATTCTCTTACCGAGATTAACCAGAGGCTAA
- the LOC132036994 gene encoding ATP-dependent zinc metalloprotease FTSH 2, chloroplastic, with the protein MATSSVCIAGNGLSTHKTQKVSRKEIYGRKNLYSPNLPSSSKTSRVVVKASQRPIEGRRGFLKLLLGNVGLGVPALLGNGKAYAADEQQAVSNSRMSYSRFLEYLDKDRVQKVDLFENGTIAIVEAVSPELGNRIQRVRVQLPGLSQELLQKFREKNIDFAAHNAQEDSGSFLFNLIGNLAFPLILIGGLFLLSRRSGGGMGGPGGPGNPLAFGQSKAKFQMEPNTGVTFDDVAGVDEAKQDFMEVVEFLKKPERFTAVGARIPKGVLLVGPPGTGKTLLAKAIAGEAGVPFFSISGSEFVEMFVGVGASRVRDLFKKAKENAPCIVFVDEIDAVGRQRGTGIGGGNDEREQTLNQLLTEMDGFEGNTGIIVVAATNRADILDSALLRPGRFDRQVSVDVPDIKGRTDILKVHAGNKKFDSDVSLEVIAMRTPGFSGADLANLLNEAAILAGRRGKTAIASKEIDDSIDRIVAGMEGTVMTDGKSKSLVAYHEVGHAICGTLTPGHDAVQKVTLIPRGQAKGLTWFIPADDPTLISKQQLFARIVGGLGGRAAEEVIFGEPEVTTGAAGDLQQITGLAKQMVVTFGMSELGPWSLMDSSAQSGDVIMRMMARNSMSEKLAEDIDVAVKKLSDTAYEIALSQIRANREAIDKIVEVLLEKETMTGDEFRAILSEFVEIPAENVVAPAVPTPAAV; encoded by the exons ATGGCTACTTCATCAGTATGCATAGCGGGAAATGGTTTGTCTACCCATAAAACACAGAAAGTGTCTAGGAAGGAGATCTACGGCAGGAAAAATTTATACTCCCCAAATCTTCCATCGTCCAGTAAAACATCAAGAGTAGTTGTAAAAGCATCGCAAAGGCCGATTGAAGGAAGAAGAGGCTTTCTCAAATTATTGCTTGGAAATGTTGGGCTTGGAGTGCCTGCTTTGTTAGGTAATGGGAAAGCCTATGCTGCTGATGAGCAGCAAGCTGTTTCTAACTCAAGGATGTCTTATTCTAGATTTTTGGAGTATCTAGACAAGGATAGGGTGCAAAAAGTAGATTTGTTTGAAAACGGAACCATAGCTATTGTTGAGGCAGTATCTCCAGAATTAGGAAACCGGATTCAGAGGGTTCGGGTACAACTACCTGGGCTCAGCCAGGAACTCCTTCAAAAGTTCCGTGAAAAGAACATTGATTTTGCTGCTCACAATGCTCAAGAGGACTCAGGTTCTTTCCTATTCAACTTGATTGGAAATCTGGCATTCCcacttattttgattggtggtCTTTTCCTGCTATCAAGGCGGTCTGGCGGAGGAATGGGAGGTCCTGGTGGGCCTGGCAACCCACTAGCATTTGGTCAATCAAAGGCTAAGTTCCAAATGGAGCCAAACACTGGTGTGACATTTGATGATGTTGCTGGTGTAGATGAAGCAAAACAAGATTTTATGGAGGTCGTAGAATTTTTGAAGAAACCTGAAAGGTTTACTGCAGTGGGGGCTCGTATTCCAAAAGGTGTTCTTCTTGTTGGTCCTCCTGGTACTGGGAAGACCCTGCTAGCAAAGGCAATTGCTGGTGAAGCGGGTGTTCCGTTTTTCTCAATTTCAGGTTCAGAATTTGTCGAGATGTTTGTTGGTGTTGGAGCCTCTCGAGTCCGTGATCTTTTCAAGAAGGCCAAGGAAAATGCTCCCTGCATTGtatttgttgatgaaattgatgcTGTTGGGCGGCAAAGAGGGACTGGAATCGGAGGAGGGAATGATGAAAGGGAACAGACCCTGAATCAACTATTGACTGAAATGGATGGTTTCGAAGGAAATACTGGTATAATAGTTGTTGCAGCAACCAATCGTGCAGATATTCTTGACTCTGCTTTGCTGAGGCCAGGACGGTTTGATAGACAA GTATCCGTTGATGTTCCAGACATCAAGGGAAGAACAGATATCTTAAAGGTTCATGCTGGCAACAAAAAGTTCGATTCGGATGTGTCTCTTGAAGTTATAGCCATGAGGACACCTGGTTTCAGTGGAGCAGATCTTGCTAACCTCTTAAATGAAGCAGCTATTCTCGCAGGTCGACGTGGCAAGACAGCAATTGCATCCAAAGAGATTGATGACTCAATTGATAGGATAGTGGCTGGAATGGAAGGAACAGTCATGACTGATGGAAAGAGCAAGAGTCTGGTGGCATATCATGAAGTTGGACATGCCATCTGTGG AACTCTCACTCCAGGGCATGATGCTGTTCAAAAGGTCACTCTAATCCCACGTGGTCAGGCAAAAGGTTTGACCTGGTTCATTCCTGCAGATGACCCGACTTTAATATCCAAGCAGCAACTCTTTGCTAGAATTGTCGGTGGACTTGGCGGAAGAGCTGCAGAGGAAGTGATCTTTGGTGAACCTGAAGTGACCACTGGTGCTGCTGGTGATTTGCAGCAGATCACTGGTTTGGCAAAACAG ATGGTTGTAACTTTTGGGATGTCTGAACTTGGCCCATGGTCACTCATGGATTCTTCAGCCCAAAGTGGTGATGTAATCATGAGAATGATGGCAAGGAACTCGATGTCAGAAAAGCTAGCTGAAGACATTGATGTTGCTGTGAAGAAGCTTTCAGACACTGCGTATGAGATCGCATTGAGCCAAATCCGCGCCAACCGTGAAGCAATTGATAAGATTGTTGAAGTCCTCCTTGAAAAGGAGACAATGACTGGAGATGAATTCCGTGCTATTCTCTCAGAGTTTGTGGAAATTCCTGCTGAAAACGTAGTCGCTCCTGCTGTACCTACCCCAGCAGCTGTATAA